The window GCTGCAGGGACAGCGGCCCGGGCCCATGGACCGGGTCTTCCGCCGGCTTCAGCTCCTGTCCGCGGCACTCTACTCTCTCAGCCATGGCGCCAACGACGCCCAGAAAACGATGGGGATCATCGTCGGACTCTTGGTCTCCACCCAGGGGCTGTTCGCCCACCAGGTGGGCTGGCTGGGATACCTGCACGTCGTGTCCGCCGACCGCATTCCGCTCTGGGTGGAGATGGCGGCCTACAGCGCCATCGGTCTGGGCACCGCGATGGGCGGCTGGCGCATCGTGAAGACGATGGGTACCCGCATCACCAAGCTGCGGCCGTTCGGGGGGTTCTGTGCGGAGACCGCGGGAGGAATTTCCATTCTGATCGCCTCGGGGCTGGGGGTGCCGGTCAGCACCACCCATACGATCACCGGGGCCATCGTAGGCGTCGGCGCGGCCAGCCGGGTATCGGCCGTCCGCTGGGGCGTGGCCACCCGAATCGTCTGGGCCTGGCTCCTCACCATTCCCATCAGCGCGGCCATCGCGGCCCTCGCGTACCTGGCGCTCCGCTAGGGCTCGATCACGCCGCCCGG is drawn from Gemmatimonadales bacterium and contains these coding sequences:
- a CDS encoding inorganic phosphate transporter, producing the protein MDSGVGYVLAIVAVALAFDFINGFHDSANSIATVVSTRVLSPHVAVVWAAFFNFVAAFVVGTAVARTIGKGLIEPSVVDPNLVLSALVGAIIWNLITWYFGLPSSSSHALMGGLGGGAIAKAGFPALQLGGWVKPILFIFISPLLGMLLALLLTVGLSWLLQGQRPGPMDRVFRRLQLLSAALYSLSHGANDAQKTMGIIVGLLVSTQGLFAHQVGWLGYLHVVSADRIPLWVEMAAYSAIGLGTAMGGWRIVKTMGTRITKLRPFGGFCAETAGGISILIASGLGVPVSTTHTITGAIVGVGAASRVSAVRWGVATRIVWAWLLTIPISAAIAALAYLALR